The following DNA comes from Kitasatospora sp. NBC_01287.
GGGCCGGCCGAGGCGTAGGTGCCCACGGCCGGGGTGACCAGCGCGGTGGTGTCGACCTTGCCGGCGCTGGAGAAGGAGAACGAGGCCGGCGTGAAGCTGCCCGCGGTCACGGTGAGGGAGGAGAACTGCGCCGTGGCCTGTCCGTTGCCGCCGACCGCCACCGCGCCGCCGGCCGGGACCACGATGCCGCCGGGCAGCGGCGTGCCCGAGGCGTCGTCGAAGGTGGCGCTGGTGCCGGCCACCGTGACGCCGGTCAGCGTCTCCGGGCTGCTGCCGGTGTTGCTGATGTTGACGGACAGGTTCGCGGGGCCGGGCTGGCCGGAGACCTGGTTCGCGCCGACCACGACGACGATGGCGTTGAGCTTGAGGTCGGCGCCCAGCGAGGTGGCCGGGGTGTCCGGCTTGATCT
Coding sequences within:
- a CDS encoding DUF461 domain-containing protein; protein product: MSRSLRRGGTAAIVLALAAVSLSACSAGSSAETAQIKPDTPATSLGADLKLNAIVVVVGANQVSGQPGPANLSVNISNTGSSPETLTGVTVAGTSATFDDASGTPLPGGIVVPAGGAVAVGGNGQATAQFSSLTVTAGSFTPASFSFSSAGKVDTTALVTPAVGTYASAGPSAPVSASPSAGGSASASASAAASASTGASTAASTAASPSAPAGAPASGAAAGAPSGSPAAGATGTPSPSPSH